The proteins below are encoded in one region of Pomacea canaliculata isolate SZHN2017 linkage group LG7, ASM307304v1, whole genome shotgun sequence:
- the LOC112568422 gene encoding LOW QUALITY PROTEIN: multidrug resistance-associated protein 1-like (The sequence of the model RefSeq protein was modified relative to this genomic sequence to represent the inferred CDS: inserted 2 bases in 1 codon; deleted 2 bases in 1 codon): MEGFEQFCGGEFWNDTLIIDNTWPQFTDCFMHTALIWVPCGFLWLLLPVYISSVHEHATNVSNPMTCVSMTRLFCCIALVLLSFVTLILRTDGKASSRSLAAFLGDGIDIATYVVMGVLSQYERIKGAQPRAVAFFFWLLSSLCAVVPFYTMIVQKTYEDDLLSFVVLTLSLVLRILGLVLTGFNDTQGGSEYKRVGPMPCPETTCSFPSYLFYWWMTSLVIKGYKKDLEENELWELPPQDQTTTQVPKFEKMWKEEQRRCALINSILSTLQQKRKFQPGADKLDLTSVEPVHNGVADMNGATSQATEKTSLLAKQTPGGGYSTNLTPPEGKDRKYPSLLRVIVRLYGWPFMVSFVQKVIADLIFLSTPLLLGVLMSLLSERLPGKEWQAYLVSLVIFLCIPVKSLVFAHSMFRSSRIGIQIKSTFVSAVYNKALTMNNAARNAATVGEIVNLMSVDAQRIQDLFNIFFFAMTTPIQIIVSIVLLYLTIGPSIIVGVILLACLIPLNSYVASKQRTLQNNCLKFKDTRIRMFNEILNGIKVLKLYAWEPSFREKIRSVRAKEVGILLKLAFLNTIMSLSWDMAPYLVTLVTFATYVLWDRNSYLDPGKAFVSLSLFNLLRPPLTLISSMIMYTIQAQVSIKRINRFLVSDDLDPNAVNRDDSAEKPISVQNGTFTGIETPPSLTNINLEVEDGMLVAVVGPVGCGKSSLISAILGEMEVLKGTVTTRGTNGLRPQQAWIQNATLRDNVLFGKPYDRSKYNHVLEACELERDLTILSAGDMTEIGEKGINLSGGQKQRVSLARAVYSERDVYLFDDPLSAVDSHVGKAIFKKVIGPTGLLQGKTRILVTHGVHWLPMVDEIIVMQDGKISERGSYEALLSHNGPFAQFLKTFLTEVAEESTDDGDNDPQVREILERIREKVENVTSDGASSGEELYDVRRRRRRSTLRSDVDDRQHSRKMSRRELDESTAISIVPNKDAEIAGSVIGKLTTVEALETGKVKREVFGVYGRAAGMLAMFTAFFSFCIFQAFSVAANFWLNNWTGIRTFSLFLLVFNYFYWTRMAEAARTLHANFADRVLRXPMAFFDTTPIGRILNRASRDVETVDNNLPMIVRDFVVTFAIVLLTLVVVMIQTPMSGVILLPVLVLYYFVQGFYVPSARQLKRLEAVTRSPIYTLFSETLNGAASIRAYSVSSKFMEECKRRVDHNQVFFFAFQAAVRWLQWNLDILAGIVVFASAVFSIIAIDKDAGDAGLSVSYALQVSGTLTWMTRQICEFETNIVSVERLKEYSELEKEAEWVLPDKRPPPSWPEKAEVIFENYRTRYRPGLELVLKGVNCSIKHGEKVGIVGRTGAGKSSLTLALFRLIEAAGGAIWIDNVNIADMGLHDLRQKLTILPQDPVLFSGTLRMNLDPFDEYDDDQLWTALERAHLKNAVTQMNGDLQYEVGEEGANLSVGQRQLVCLARTLLRPTKILVLDEATAAVDMETDVLIQNTIRSAFSTCTVITIAHRLNTIMDYDRIMVMDAGVVQEFSKPGDLLADKTSLFYGMAKDAGLV, encoded by the exons ATGGAAGGATTTGAGCAATTCTGCGGAGGAGAGTTTtgg AACGATACTCTCATCATCGACAACACGTGGCCTCAGTTCACGGACTGCTTTATGCACACGGCACTAATATGGGTGCCGTGCGGATTCTTGTGGCTGCTGCTTCCTGTGTACATATCATCCGTGCATGAACACGCCACCAATGTGTCCAACCCAATGACATGTGTCAGCATGACAAGGCTG TTCTGCTGCATCGCTCTGGTCCTCCTGTCCTTTGTGACGCTCATCCTGAGGACTGATGGGAAGGCTTCCAGCAGATCCTTAGCTGCTTTTCTTGGTGATGGCATCGACATTGCCACatat GTGGTCATGGGCGTGTTGAGTCAGTACGAGAGAATCAAGGGAGCCCAGCCGCGTGCAGTGGCCTTCTTCTTCTGGCTTCTGTCCTCCCTTTGCGCTGTCGTCCCATTCTACACGATGATCGTCCAGAAA ACGTACGAAGACGACTTGTTGAGCTTCGTCGTCTTGACCTTAAGTTTAGTTCTCAGGATTCTGGGCCTGGTGCTGACAGGGTTCAACGACACCCAGGGTGGATCCGAGTACAAAAGAGTCGGTCCA ATGCCATGTCCAGAAACCACGTGTTCCTTCCCATCATACCTCTTCTACTGGTGGATGACAAG tcttGTAATTAAGGGATATAAAAAGGACCTAGAGGAAAATGAGCTGTGGGAGTTGCCACCTCAAGATCAAACAACCACCCAGGTGCCAAAGTTCGAAAAAATGTGGAAAGAGGAGCAGAGGAGATGCGCCCTCATCAACAG TATACTCAGCACTCTT caacaaaaaagaaagtttcagccTGGAGCAGATAAACTGGACTTGACATCCGTGGAGCCTGTACACAACGGGGTGGCCGACATGAATGGGGCGACATCCCAAGCGACCGAGAAAACGTCTTTGCTGGCGAAGCAGACCCCGGGTGGCGGGTACTCCACGAACCTGACCCCACCTGAG ggcaaagacagaaaataccCGAGTCTCCTGAGGGTAATAGTCAGACTGTACGGGTGGCCATTCATGGTCTCCTTTGTTCAGAAGGTCATCGCGGACTTGATCTTCCTGTCAACCCCGCTTCTACTTGG AGTTCTGATGAGCCTCTTGAGCGAAAGGTTGCCAGGTAAAGAGTGGCAGGCCTATCTCGTCTCCCTCGTCATCTTCCTCTGCATCCCCGTCAAGTCGCTCGTTTTTGCACACTCCATGTTCCGGTCTTCCCGCATCGGCATCCAGATCAAGTCCACCTTCGTCAGCGCGGTCTACAACAAG GCGCTGACGATGAACAACGCAGCTCGCAACGCCGCCACGGTGGGCGAGATCGTCAACCTCATGTCAGTCGACGCGCAGAGGATCCAGGATCTCTTCAACATCTTCTTCTTCGCCATGACAACGCCTATACAGATCATTGTTTCCATAGTGCTTCTGTACCTGACGATCG GACCCTCCATAATTGTCGGTGTGATTCTCCTGGCGTGCCTCATCCCTCTCAACTCTTACGTGGCTTCCAAGCAGCGGACATTGCAGAACAACTGCCTAAAGTTTAAGGACACTCGCATCCGGATGTTTAACGAGATACTAAACGGCATCAAG GTGTTGAAGCTGTACGCGTGGGAACCTTCCTTCCGAGAGAAAATACGAAGCGTGCGGGCGAAGGAGGTGGGCATCTTGCTGAAGCTGGCCTTCCTCAACACCATCATGAGCCTCAGCTGGGACATGGCACCCTACCTG GTGACCTTAGTGACCTTTGCAACCTACGTGCTGTGGGACCGGAACAGCTATCTGGACCCCGGCAAGGCCTTTGTGTCCCTGTCACTGTTCAACCTGCTGAGACCCCCGCTCACCTTGATTTCCTCCATGATCATGTACACTATTCAG gcTCAAGTGTCAATCAAACGGATCAATCGCTTTCTCGTCTCGGATGACTTGGATCCAAATGCTGTCAACCGTGATGATTCTGCAG aaaagcCAATCTCAGTCCAGAATGGAACATTTACTGGGATAGAAACTCCA CCGTCCCTCACGAA CATCAACCTGGAGGTTGAAGACGGGATGCTGGTGGCTGTTGTCGGTCCTGTGGGCTGCGGAAAATCTTCGCTGATCAGCGCGATACTGGGGGAGATGGAGGTCCTGAAAGGCACAGTGACAACGAGA GGAACTAATGGCCTACGTCCCCAGCAAGCGTGGATCCAAAATGCAACACTACGTGACAACGTTCTGTTCGGAAAACCTTACGACCGTTCGAAATATAATCACGTGCTAGAAGCGTGCGAGCTCGAGCGTGACCTGACCATCCTGTCTGCCGGAGACATGACAGAAATAGGAGAGAAG GGGATAAACCTGAGTGGCGGACAAAAGCAGCGCGTGAGTCTGGCACGTGCCGTGTACAGTGAGCGAGATGTCTACCTCTTTGATGACCCACTCAGTGCCGTGGACTCCCACGTGGGCAAAGCTATTTTCAAGAAAGTCATTGGACCCACGGGTCTACTGCAAGGAAAG ACTCGCATCCTGGTGACGCACGGCGTGCACTGGCTGCCCATGGTGGACGAGATCATCGTGATGCAGGACGGGAAGATTTCAGAACGAGGCAGCTATGAAGCGCTGCTCTCACACAACGGACCGTTCGCCCAGTTCCTAAAAACCTTTCTCACGGAGGTCGCGGAGGAAAGCACTGATGATGGGGACAATGATCCTCAAG TTCGAGAGATTCTTGAGCGTATCCGCGAAAAGGTTGAGAATGTCACCTCCGACGGAGCCTCCTCTGGGGAGGAACTGTATGATgtcagacgacgacgacgacgcagTACGCTCAG ATCAGATGTAGATGATCGGCAACATTCCAGAAAGATGAGTCGCCGGGAACTCGACGAGTCGACAGCGATCTCCATCGTCCCGAACAAAGATGCGGAGATCGCAGGTTCGGTCATCGGCAAGCTGACCACAGTGGAGGCCTTGGAGACAGGGAAG GTCAAAAGGGAAGTGTTCGGCGTGTATGGAAGGGCAGCCGGGATGCTGGCTATGTTCACTGCATTCTTCAGCTTCTGCATCTTCCAAGCCTTCAGTGTAGCGGCTAACTTCTGGCTGAACAACTGGACAGGGATCCGAACCTTCT CACTCTTCCTGCTCGTCTTCAACTACTTCTACTGGACTCGAATGGCGGAAGCTGCGCGCACGCTGCACGCGAACTTTGCTGATCGGGTCCTCCG GCCCATGGCCTTCTTCGACACCACACCCATCGGTCGCATCCTCAACCGGGCGTCACGTGATGTCGAGACGGTGGACAACAACCTCCCGATGATCGTCCGCGACTTCGTG GTGACTTTCGCTATCGTGCTGCTGACACTGGTCGTGGTGATGATTCAGACCCCGATGTCCGGAGTCATCCTCCTTCCTGTCCTCGTGCTGTATTATTTCGTCCAG GGATTCTACGTTCCGTCGGCGAGACAGTTAAAGCGGTTGGAGGCGGTGACGCGGTCGCCCATCTACACGTTGTTCAGCGAAACACTCAACGGCGCCGCCTCCATCCGGGCCTACTCCGTCTCCAGCAAGTTTATGGAGGAGTGCAAACGCAGGGTGGACCACAACCAGGTGTTCTTCTTCGCCTTCCAGGCTGCCGTCAG GTGGCTCCAGTGGAACCTGGACATTCTCGCTGGTATTGTTGTGTTTGCATCGGCTGTGTTCTCCATCATCGCTATCGACAAGGACGCAGGTGATGCCGGCTTGTCTGTCTCCTACGCTCTTCAG gtGTCAGGAACACTCACGTGGATGACGAGGCAGATTTGTGAGTTTGAGACCAACATCGTGTCTGTAGAGCGACTGAAGGAGTACTCAGAGCTCGAGAAGGAG GCTGAGTGGGTGTTACCAGATAAACGACCTCCCCCCTCATGGCCAGAAAAGGCCGAggtcatttttgaaaattatcgGACTCGATACCGCCCAGGCCTTGAGCTGGTACTGAAGGGAGTTAACTGCTCCATAAAACACGGAGAGAAG GTGGGGATTGTCGGAAGGACAGGGGCAGGGAAGTCATCGCTGACCCTGGCGTTGTTCCGCCTGATAGAAGCAGCAGGAGGAGCTATCTGGATTGATAATGTCAACATTGCAGACATGGGACTGCACGATCTTCGTCAAAAACTCACCATCCTTCCTCAG GATCCCGTGTTGTTCTCTGGAACTCTACGAATGAACCTTGACCCCTTTGATGAGTACGACGATGACCAGTTGTGGACTGCACTAGAGAGAGCTCACCTCAAGAACGCAGTCACTCAGATGAATGGAGACCTTCAGTACGAAGTCGGAGAAGAAGGAGCAAACCTCAG TGTTGGACAGCGCCAGTTGGTCTGCCTGGCCAGAACTCTGCTGAGACCGACTAAGATCCTGGTGCTGGACGAGGCGACAGCTGCTGTTGACATGGAGACGGACGTCCTCATCCAGAACACCATCCGTTCTGCTTTCAGCACCTGCACAGTCATCACAATTGCGCACAGACTCAACACCATCATGGATTATGACAG AATCATGGTAATGGATGCTGGAGTGGTCCAAGAATTTTCCAAGCCAGGCGACCTCCTGGCGGATAAGACATCCCTCTTCTACGGGATGGCCAAAGATGCGGGACTTGTCTGA